In Paraburkholderia sprentiae WSM5005, a genomic segment contains:
- a CDS encoding isocitrate lyase/PEP mutase family protein encodes MTTTSATRRAAFRAKVNQRQGLLVPGAFNAMSARVIEDAGFEAVYITGAGVTNMSLGLPDLGFIGLAEVAEHTARIRDAVALPLIVDADTGFGNALNVRQTVRVLERSGADVIQFEDQVMPKKCGHFAGKEVVTTSEMVGKIRAAVDAREDANLQIMARTDAAAVHGIEDAIERGHRFIEAGADILFIEATESLADIERLPGLFAVPQLINIVIGGKTPVQSRDALAKLGYGIVLYANAALQGAVLGMQRALGTLRSNGRLDEDATIVAPFSERQRLVDKPLYDRLDKQYAAKD; translated from the coding sequence ATGACTACCACTTCCGCCACCCGCCGCGCCGCGTTCCGCGCCAAGGTCAATCAGCGTCAGGGGCTGCTGGTGCCCGGCGCGTTCAACGCGATGAGCGCACGCGTGATCGAGGACGCCGGCTTCGAGGCGGTCTACATCACCGGCGCGGGCGTCACCAACATGTCGCTCGGCTTGCCCGACCTCGGCTTCATCGGCCTCGCCGAAGTCGCCGAGCACACCGCGCGCATCCGCGACGCGGTCGCGCTGCCGCTGATCGTCGATGCTGACACCGGCTTCGGCAATGCACTGAACGTGCGCCAGACCGTGCGCGTGCTCGAGCGCAGCGGTGCCGACGTGATCCAGTTCGAAGACCAGGTGATGCCGAAAAAATGCGGCCACTTCGCGGGCAAGGAAGTCGTCACGACGAGCGAGATGGTCGGCAAAATCCGCGCGGCCGTCGACGCGCGCGAAGACGCGAATCTGCAGATCATGGCGCGTACCGACGCAGCCGCGGTCCACGGCATCGAGGACGCGATCGAGCGCGGTCATCGCTTCATCGAGGCGGGCGCCGACATCCTGTTTATCGAGGCGACCGAATCGCTCGCCGACATCGAGCGGCTGCCGGGGCTATTCGCCGTGCCGCAGCTGATCAACATCGTTATCGGCGGCAAGACGCCAGTGCAGTCGCGCGACGCGCTCGCCAAGCTCGGCTACGGCATCGTGCTGTACGCGAACGCTGCGCTGCAAGGCGCGGTGCTCGGCATGCAGCGCGCGCTCGGCACGCTGCGAAGCAACGGCCGCCTCGACGAGGACGCGACGATCGTCGCGCCGTTCAGCGAGCGCCAGCGGCTCGTCGACAAGCCGCTGTATGACCGGCTGGACAAGCAGTACGCGGCGAAGGATTGA
- a CDS encoding GNAT family N-acetyltransferase has protein sequence MQAGELTISNRNDDLDLDMVYAFLSQETPWAKGMPRAIFERAVAGSLCFGGFVDGKQIAFARLITDEATFAYLCDVFVLPAYRGRGYASALMKHILASPSLAALRRIVLVTTDAHHLYAPHGFTSLGNPERYMELHRSDVYGTDA, from the coding sequence ATGCAAGCAGGTGAACTGACGATTTCGAACCGCAACGACGATCTCGACCTCGACATGGTCTACGCGTTTCTGTCGCAGGAAACGCCGTGGGCCAAAGGCATGCCGCGCGCAATTTTCGAGCGGGCGGTCGCCGGTTCGCTGTGCTTCGGCGGCTTTGTCGACGGCAAGCAGATCGCGTTCGCGCGCCTCATCACCGACGAGGCGACCTTCGCCTACCTGTGCGACGTGTTCGTGCTACCCGCGTATCGCGGGCGGGGCTATGCGTCAGCGTTGATGAAACATATCCTGGCGAGCCCGTCGCTCGCCGCTCTGCGCAGGATCGTGCTGGTCACGACCGACGCGCATCACCTGTATGCGCCGCATGGCTTCACCTCGCTCGGGAATCCTGAGCGGTATATGGAGTTGCATCGGTCGGATGTTTACGGGACGGACGCGTGA
- the ahpF gene encoding alkyl hydroperoxide reductase subunit F — MLDANLKTQLKSYLEKVSKPIELVASVDDSAKSQELLALLNDIATLSERVTVVERRGDSERKPSFSIGEAGKGSGIRFAGIPLGHEFTSLVLALLQVGGHPVKLDDAVIEQIRSLDGDYQFETYFSLSCQNCPEVVQALNVMALINPRIRHVAIDGALFQNEVDARQIMAVPTMFLNGETFGQGRSGVKEILAKLDTNAGARAAKELENKPVFDTLIVGGGPAGAAAAIYSARKGIATGVVAERFGGQVLDTLAIENFVSVTETEGPTFATALEQHVKAYDVDIMDVQRAEALIPGRIHEVRLANGAVLKAKTIILATGARWREINVPGEREYRNHGVAYCPHCDGPLFKGKRVAVIGGGNSGVEAAIDLAGLVREVTLLEFGATLRADEVLQRKLRSLPNVTVVTQAQTTEITGDGKKVNGLIYKDLASGEVKNVELEGVFVQIGLVPNTEWLKGTLELSKHGEIVVDARGATSVPGVFAAGDVTTVPFKQIVIAVGEGAKASLSAFDHLIRNSEEVAVAVEAEAEAAV, encoded by the coding sequence ATGCTTGACGCCAATCTCAAGACTCAACTGAAGTCGTACCTCGAAAAAGTTAGCAAGCCTATCGAGCTCGTCGCCTCGGTCGACGACAGCGCGAAGTCGCAGGAACTGCTGGCGCTGCTGAACGACATCGCGACGCTGTCGGAGCGTGTCACGGTGGTCGAGCGTCGCGGCGACAGCGAGCGCAAGCCGTCGTTTTCGATTGGCGAAGCGGGCAAGGGATCCGGCATCCGTTTCGCCGGCATTCCGCTGGGGCATGAATTCACGTCGCTCGTCCTGGCACTGCTGCAGGTCGGCGGCCACCCGGTCAAACTCGACGATGCGGTGATCGAACAGATCCGCAGCCTCGACGGCGACTATCAATTCGAAACGTATTTTTCGCTGTCGTGCCAGAACTGCCCGGAAGTCGTGCAGGCGCTGAACGTGATGGCGTTGATCAATCCGCGCATCCGTCACGTCGCGATCGACGGCGCGCTGTTCCAGAACGAAGTCGACGCGCGCCAGATCATGGCGGTACCGACGATGTTCCTGAACGGCGAGACCTTCGGTCAGGGCCGCAGCGGCGTGAAGGAAATCCTCGCGAAGCTCGACACCAACGCCGGTGCGCGCGCCGCGAAGGAACTGGAGAACAAGCCGGTGTTCGACACGCTGATCGTCGGCGGCGGCCCGGCGGGCGCAGCAGCGGCCATTTACTCGGCGCGCAAGGGCATTGCGACCGGTGTCGTGGCTGAGCGTTTCGGCGGTCAGGTGCTCGACACGCTCGCGATCGAAAACTTCGTCTCCGTGACCGAAACCGAAGGACCGACGTTCGCGACGGCGCTCGAACAGCACGTGAAAGCCTATGACGTCGACATCATGGACGTGCAGCGCGCCGAAGCGCTGATTCCGGGGCGCATCCACGAAGTGCGTCTGGCCAACGGCGCGGTGCTCAAGGCGAAGACGATCATCCTCGCGACCGGTGCGCGCTGGCGCGAAATCAACGTGCCGGGCGAGCGCGAGTATCGCAACCACGGTGTCGCGTACTGCCCGCACTGCGATGGCCCGCTGTTCAAGGGCAAGCGCGTCGCGGTGATCGGCGGCGGCAACTCGGGCGTCGAGGCCGCGATCGACCTCGCGGGTCTCGTGCGCGAAGTGACGTTGCTCGAATTCGGTGCGACGCTGCGTGCAGACGAGGTGCTGCAACGCAAACTGCGCAGTCTGCCGAACGTGACGGTCGTCACGCAGGCGCAGACCACGGAAATCACCGGCGATGGCAAGAAGGTCAACGGTCTGATCTATAAGGACCTCGCGTCGGGCGAAGTGAAGAACGTCGAGCTCGAAGGCGTGTTCGTGCAGATCGGTCTGGTGCCGAACACCGAATGGCTGAAGGGCACGCTCGAGCTGTCGAAGCACGGCGAGATCGTCGTCGATGCACGTGGCGCGACGTCGGTGCCGGGCGTGTTCGCCGCCGGCGACGTCACCACGGTGCCGTTCAAGCAGATCGTCATTGCCGTGGGCGAAGGCGCAAAAGCATCGCTCTCCGCATTCGATCACTTGATCCGCAACAGCGAAGAAGTCGCGGTGGCCGTCGAAGCGGAAGCCGAAGCAGCGGTTTGA
- a CDS encoding DUF4123 domain-containing protein — translation MLDRFRDQYAAYKAAHPQLKLYALIDYAAMSGKWRYPLSDIIGTMPRVPLYGDTGLDDLAATGPFLIACPEPAGVEPLRVLRSLLSLAKRDNRFVSWLWTTHEVEPLVGHLQTLLHAWLGPDGEDAWFFFHQPAYLPVLHRTLPEETRRYMFGVCLAWWCLDYREALVELPGENLRIPTAWEAFPMPGNVVDALYHAGAPTQVRAWLQRARPEVLDNEVHSNEQLQQLAPLIEQAFGYGVTDKVDQGVYAAAGLLYGRQYDDHPALKAVLTQFGSGKTTLVDAYAALGDGVWQEVATTARQRAVEAAALAHQAKLRERGYVSMRLKVVNDTEIWRRKMELVPPSDSYLSSANLGEVDARGYEPTGIEIASARVPVPGTRVSVKWFGPMGESSDNAVVTGELPRAEGEGLAIVTFARNWRVYVSMHAEEPKPPVRPWW, via the coding sequence TTGCTGGACCGCTTTCGCGACCAGTACGCCGCATACAAGGCGGCGCATCCGCAGTTGAAGTTATATGCGCTGATCGACTATGCCGCGATGTCGGGCAAATGGCGGTACCCGCTGTCCGACATCATCGGGACAATGCCGCGCGTGCCGCTGTACGGCGACACCGGGCTGGACGATCTGGCGGCGACCGGACCGTTCCTGATCGCTTGCCCGGAACCGGCAGGCGTTGAACCACTGCGCGTATTGCGGTCGCTCCTGAGCCTGGCGAAGCGCGACAACCGGTTCGTATCGTGGTTATGGACCACGCACGAAGTCGAGCCGCTCGTCGGCCATCTGCAGACGTTGCTGCACGCGTGGCTTGGGCCAGACGGCGAAGACGCGTGGTTCTTCTTCCATCAGCCGGCCTACCTGCCTGTGCTGCACCGGACGCTGCCCGAGGAAACACGACGGTACATGTTCGGCGTCTGCCTCGCATGGTGGTGCCTGGATTACCGCGAAGCACTGGTCGAACTCCCGGGCGAAAACCTGCGGATTCCGACGGCATGGGAGGCATTCCCCATGCCCGGAAACGTCGTGGACGCGCTTTACCACGCGGGCGCGCCCACGCAGGTACGTGCCTGGCTGCAACGAGCGCGTCCTGAAGTGCTCGACAATGAAGTGCATTCGAATGAGCAGCTACAGCAACTCGCACCGCTGATCGAACAGGCGTTCGGCTATGGCGTGACGGACAAGGTGGACCAGGGCGTCTACGCCGCCGCAGGGCTGCTCTACGGGCGGCAGTACGACGATCATCCGGCGCTGAAGGCCGTGCTCACGCAGTTCGGCAGCGGTAAGACGACACTGGTCGACGCCTACGCGGCGTTGGGCGATGGCGTCTGGCAGGAAGTGGCGACCACGGCCCGGCAGCGTGCGGTGGAGGCCGCCGCGCTGGCCCATCAGGCAAAGCTGCGGGAACGCGGGTATGTCTCCATGCGGCTGAAGGTCGTGAACGACACGGAGATCTGGAGGCGAAAGATGGAGCTGGTGCCCCCTAGTGACAGCTACCTGAGTAGCGCGAACCTGGGCGAGGTCGACGCAAGGGGTTACGAGCCGACCGGAATTGAGATCGCATCCGCACGGGTGCCCGTCCCGGGAACCCGTGTCAGTGTGAAATGGTTCGGGCCGATGGGCGAGTCTTCGGATAACGCCGTGGTGACGGGGGAGCTGCCCCGCGCAGAGGGTGAAGGGCTGGCGATCGTGACGTTCGCCCGCAACTGGCGCGTCTACGTCAGCATGCACGCCGAAGAGCCCAAGCCGCCTGTGCGGCCTTGGTGGTAG
- the ahpC gene encoding alkyl hydroperoxide reductase subunit C yields the protein MPIINSQVKPFKAQAFHNGDFQTVTEESLKGKWSVFVFYPADFTFVCPTELGDLADRYDDFKKLGVEIYSVSTDTHFTHKAWHDTSDTIRKIKYPMLADPTLAISRNFDVLIEEEGLALRGTFVINPEGEIKLCEIHDNGIGRDAGELLRKVQAAQYIAKHPGEVCPAKWAPGAETLTPSLDLIGKI from the coding sequence ATGCCGATCATCAACAGTCAAGTCAAACCGTTCAAAGCACAGGCTTTTCACAACGGCGATTTCCAGACCGTCACTGAAGAAAGCCTGAAGGGCAAGTGGTCGGTTTTCGTGTTCTACCCGGCCGACTTCACGTTCGTATGCCCGACCGAACTCGGTGACCTGGCCGATCGTTATGACGACTTCAAGAAGCTGGGCGTGGAAATCTACAGCGTGTCGACCGATACGCACTTCACGCACAAGGCCTGGCACGACACGTCGGACACGATCCGCAAGATCAAGTACCCGATGCTGGCCGACCCGACGCTCGCTATCTCGCGCAACTTCGACGTGCTGATCGAAGAAGAAGGCCTCGCGCTGCGCGGCACGTTCGTGATCAACCCGGAAGGCGAGATCAAGCTGTGCGAAATCCACGACAACGGCATCGGCCGTGACGCTGGCGAGCTGCTGCGCAAGGTCCAGGCGGCTCAGTACATCGCGAAGCACCCGGGCGAAGTGTGCCCCGCCAAGTGGGCGCCGGGCGCTGAAACGCTGACCCCGTCTCTCGACCTGATCGGCAAGATCTAA
- a CDS encoding MFS transporter, translating into MSSDGTRNAHVGWLPYIVAATFFMEYLDTTVIATALPQMARSFGVGPNSLSLGMTAYMLALAIFIPASGWVADRCGARTVFVSAIGVFTIASVLCGLSQNVPEFTAARLLQGIGGAMMVPVGRLIVVRSTDKARMMQAISTITWPAIAAPVVGPPIGGFITTYASWRWIFLLNVPFGLAAIAVALAMVPNLRGTERKPLDVVGLLLSGVALTAILYGAELASQPAANPWLALAVVAGGLLVGTLAFQHAKRHPYPLVDVSTLKVPTFSVTVITGSFTRIGIGAVPYLMPLLFQVGFGLSAFRSGLLLLASALGNLGMKALTTRILQRYGFRMVSIVDVAVAGVFIIACGLLTPHVPLMFVLIVVFVYGVARSMQFSTLATLAYADIPQPQMSAASTLWSAAAQMTIGLGIAFGAVSLRVAALFNGETTGHVFTLDDFRLAFLFAGVLTLLSVPGYMGLARNAGQSIGGGSAGGETTARG; encoded by the coding sequence ATGAGCAGCGACGGCACCCGCAACGCGCACGTCGGCTGGCTGCCGTACATCGTCGCGGCCACGTTCTTCATGGAGTACCTCGACACCACGGTGATCGCCACCGCGCTGCCGCAGATGGCGCGTTCGTTCGGCGTCGGCCCGAACAGCCTGAGCCTCGGCATGACCGCCTACATGCTCGCGCTCGCGATCTTCATTCCGGCGAGCGGCTGGGTCGCCGACCGCTGCGGCGCGCGCACCGTGTTCGTCAGCGCAATCGGCGTATTCACGATCGCGTCGGTGCTGTGCGGGTTGTCGCAGAACGTGCCCGAGTTCACGGCCGCGCGGCTGCTGCAAGGCATCGGCGGCGCGATGATGGTGCCGGTGGGCCGCCTGATCGTGGTCCGCAGCACCGACAAAGCCCGCATGATGCAGGCGATCTCGACGATCACATGGCCGGCCATCGCGGCGCCGGTGGTCGGCCCGCCGATCGGCGGCTTCATCACGACCTACGCGTCGTGGCGCTGGATCTTTTTGCTGAACGTCCCGTTCGGCCTCGCGGCGATCGCCGTCGCCCTCGCCATGGTGCCGAACCTGCGCGGCACCGAACGCAAGCCGCTCGACGTCGTCGGCTTGCTGCTGAGCGGCGTCGCGCTGACCGCCATCCTGTACGGCGCGGAGCTCGCGAGCCAGCCGGCCGCCAATCCGTGGCTCGCGCTCGCGGTCGTGGCGGGCGGATTGCTGGTCGGCACGCTCGCGTTCCAGCATGCGAAGCGTCATCCGTATCCGCTCGTCGACGTGTCGACGCTGAAGGTGCCGACGTTTTCGGTGACGGTCATCACCGGCTCGTTCACGCGCATCGGCATCGGCGCGGTGCCTTATCTGATGCCGCTGCTGTTCCAGGTCGGCTTCGGTCTGTCGGCGTTCCGCTCGGGTCTGCTGCTGCTCGCGAGCGCGCTCGGTAACCTCGGCATGAAGGCGCTGACCACGCGGATCCTGCAGCGCTACGGCTTCCGGATGGTATCGATCGTCGACGTGGCGGTGGCCGGCGTTTTCATCATCGCGTGCGGATTGCTGACGCCGCACGTGCCGCTCATGTTCGTACTGATCGTCGTGTTCGTGTACGGCGTCGCGCGCTCGATGCAGTTCTCCACACTCGCGACGCTCGCCTACGCCGACATCCCGCAGCCGCAGATGAGCGCGGCGAGCACACTGTGGAGCGCGGCCGCGCAGATGACGATCGGTCTCGGCATCGCGTTCGGCGCGGTGTCGCTGCGGGTCGCGGCGCTCTTCAACGGCGAGACGACCGGCCACGTGTTCACGCTCGACGATTTCCGCCTCGCGTTCCTGTTCGCCGGCGTGCTGACGCTGCTGTCCGTGCCCGGCTATATGGGGCTCGCGCGCAATGCTGGACAGAGCATCGGTGGGGGTTCGGCCGGCGGAGAGACCACGGCGAGGGGATAA
- a CDS encoding type VI secretion system Vgr family protein yields the protein MPQAPSAALADIFAFEGTRAIGEPTKYVIQFTHPQDDLSRSEYLNRPAAFVIQPPSRDSWSKPEPARRIQGVVTHFALMSSNRDQSTYQVVLESRLALLRSNPRCRFFLDSSIPEIIRQILRENGFDQLLADFEIMLYREYRKFDFIMQWGEDDLTFITRLCRRSGIWFVCETGEHCERVRFGDDFTHYRREPNLTVAYRHPGGMETSGAESVGALEMHSATIPRRQSVRTYNPERRTPEPLDGSKDIHDDTTTYGETYVWGTPHLNEDEANGEARLRHEAALAAQIEYRGTGDMLDLTPASVLRFANRELPDAKHGLLAVRVMCRASRKKAYHIEFSAIPSDRLYRLPLMEETWPRIEGVITGAIASPGGYKDPYLDDQGRYIVHLHVDRDERTPGLQSCPMRLAKPFAGAGQSGFHFGLVEGTVVTVGFLWGNPDLPYISQVLHTADATDPVVSGYPWGTRNTIRTRTNNTLEMDDRDGREHIKVATEHGKTQLNLGYTVDRNNKGRGEGFELRTDQKGHVRAGGGMLVSADAQPVARGHQTDMAPATDQFRLTQAQAQELTDVARAAHAEMADVKAENQWLKDELAGLKQAVIALSAPNGIGLATPDRVLVSAGKDVSVATSSRFNVNAMANVVIAAGEVLSLFAHRLGIKLFAARGKVQIQAQSDEISIASEKDTIITSTKGRVVIEAKEELLFKCGGSYFRMTGNGIEDATPGDRKWRAAAYDRSGPASMPADLPVLPVPAETECALRASRAGMPFARM from the coding sequence ATGCCGCAGGCCCCGAGCGCGGCGCTGGCGGACATCTTTGCTTTCGAGGGCACGCGCGCCATTGGCGAGCCGACGAAGTACGTAATCCAGTTCACCCATCCACAGGATGACCTGTCGCGTTCCGAGTACCTGAACAGGCCCGCCGCCTTCGTGATCCAGCCACCGTCGCGTGATAGTTGGAGCAAGCCGGAACCGGCGCGGCGTATCCAGGGGGTGGTGACACACTTTGCGCTCATGAGCAGCAACCGTGACCAGTCCACCTATCAGGTCGTGCTGGAGTCGCGCCTGGCGCTGCTGCGCAGCAATCCGAGATGCCGCTTTTTTCTTGACAGCAGCATCCCCGAAATCATCCGGCAGATCCTTCGCGAAAACGGTTTCGATCAGCTACTGGCGGACTTCGAAATCATGCTGTACCGGGAATACCGCAAGTTCGACTTCATCATGCAGTGGGGCGAGGACGACCTCACGTTTATTACACGGCTCTGTCGCCGCAGCGGCATCTGGTTCGTCTGCGAAACTGGCGAGCACTGCGAGCGAGTGCGGTTCGGTGACGACTTCACGCACTACCGGCGCGAGCCGAACCTGACTGTCGCTTATCGCCATCCTGGCGGTATGGAAACGAGCGGCGCCGAGTCGGTCGGTGCGCTGGAAATGCATTCGGCGACGATCCCGAGGCGCCAGAGCGTGCGCACGTACAACCCGGAGCGGCGCACGCCCGAGCCACTGGACGGCTCGAAGGACATTCACGACGACACGACGACGTACGGCGAGACATACGTGTGGGGAACGCCCCATCTGAACGAGGACGAGGCGAACGGAGAAGCACGGCTGAGGCATGAAGCGGCGCTGGCCGCGCAGATCGAATATCGGGGCACGGGCGACATGCTGGACCTCACGCCCGCTTCGGTGCTGAGGTTTGCCAACCGCGAGTTACCCGACGCGAAGCATGGCCTGCTTGCCGTGCGGGTGATGTGCCGCGCCTCACGCAAGAAGGCGTATCACATTGAATTCTCCGCCATTCCATCCGACCGGCTTTACCGGCTGCCGCTGATGGAGGAGACGTGGCCGCGGATCGAAGGCGTCATCACGGGTGCCATCGCATCGCCAGGCGGCTACAAGGACCCTTATCTGGATGATCAGGGCCGCTACATCGTTCACCTGCACGTCGACCGGGACGAGCGCACGCCAGGCCTGCAGAGCTGCCCGATGCGACTCGCGAAACCGTTCGCGGGGGCGGGCCAGAGCGGGTTTCACTTCGGCCTGGTCGAGGGGACCGTGGTCACGGTGGGCTTTTTGTGGGGCAACCCGGACCTGCCATACATCAGCCAGGTTCTGCACACGGCGGACGCGACCGATCCCGTCGTATCCGGCTATCCGTGGGGCACGCGCAATACAATCCGCACACGCACGAACAACACGCTGGAGATGGATGACCGGGACGGCCGCGAACATATCAAGGTCGCGACCGAACACGGCAAGACGCAGCTTAACCTCGGCTATACGGTAGACCGGAACAACAAGGGGCGCGGTGAAGGGTTCGAACTGCGCACCGACCAGAAGGGACATGTCCGCGCCGGTGGCGGGATGCTTGTCTCGGCGGACGCCCAGCCGGTTGCCCGAGGTCACCAGACGGACATGGCACCGGCGACGGACCAGTTCCGGCTCACGCAGGCCCAGGCGCAGGAACTAACCGACGTGGCCCGCGCTGCCCATGCCGAGATGGCTGATGTGAAGGCGGAAAATCAGTGGCTCAAAGATGAACTGGCTGGCCTGAAGCAGGCGGTGATTGCGCTGTCCGCACCGAACGGTATCGGCCTGGCAACGCCTGATCGCGTGCTGGTGTCGGCGGGCAAGGATGTGAGCGTCGCCACGTCGTCGCGATTCAACGTGAACGCAATGGCAAACGTCGTGATCGCGGCGGGCGAAGTACTCTCGCTGTTTGCACACAGGCTCGGCATCAAGCTGTTCGCCGCGCGTGGCAAGGTTCAGATCCAGGCACAAAGCGATGAAATCAGTATCGCGTCGGAAAAGGACACGATCATCACCAGCACAAAGGGCCGCGTCGTTATTGAAGCGAAAGAAGAACTGCTGTTCAAATGCGGCGGCTCGTATTTCCGGATGACGGGTAACGGCATCGAGGACGCAACACCGGGCGACCGCAAATGGCGGGCCGCCGCCTACGACCGGAGCGGCCCCGCCAGCATGCCCGCCGATCTGCCGGTGCTACCGGTGCCCGCCGAGACGGAATGCGCGCTGCGCGCGAGTCGCGCCGGTATGCCTTTCGCGCGGATGTAG
- the prpR gene encoding propionate catabolism operon regulatory protein PrpR, whose translation MSPFAPFSANRSAAIDAGRPGIALVSISRLQSLCEAVAPRYAERAKFFPVREGYGAAVAALQAYVDAGSVDVVLSAGSNGAYLRENLSVPVVMVKVNGFDVLSAITRATATWPQARIGLVLHEAVAQELADLGPLLNVDLRQRAYRSIDEVRLAVDELVAQGCRVVVGAGMACDLAQQAGIDSVFLYSLAAVEEAFERSVELARVSRQKEAKRGRLNTIVAHLRDGVAAFDEAGQLEAVNPAMLELLGSGATHQIPKDDEDTSARVARSLAPLLRETRAADQPVDERIEQIGGRALIVSCVPIVEQGARAGFVVTAQDAVVAQRIDRSLRTSQRPRHLVARHRLDDLIGASSALERVRRLARAGAAHDATVLLTGESGTGKELVAQGIHNASPRRGNPFVAFNCSALPEGLIESELFGHEEGAFTGARRGGKPGLFEIAHTGTIFLDEIGEMPAALQSRLLRVLQEREVMKLGAVRATPVDVRVVAATHRDLHARVEQGAFRADLYFRLNLLQIKLPPLRERRADIAPLARYLLDRSARQYGLSAAGLEQVLAFLDPLFANYAWPGNVRELENLLARAAIYIGDATRQISGNLAADALPEWQVVFPEFARIGSAQVERIAPASQGPVAAGTAPRAAVTRQDALRALDQSDGNRAAASRALGIGRTTLWRLLKS comes from the coding sequence GTGTCCCCCTTCGCCCCGTTCAGCGCGAACCGCAGTGCCGCCATTGATGCCGGCCGCCCCGGGATCGCACTCGTCAGTATCAGCCGGCTGCAATCGCTTTGCGAGGCCGTCGCGCCGCGCTATGCCGAGCGCGCGAAATTCTTCCCGGTTCGGGAAGGATACGGCGCCGCCGTCGCCGCGTTGCAGGCCTACGTGGACGCGGGTTCCGTCGACGTCGTACTGTCCGCAGGCTCGAACGGCGCGTACTTGCGCGAGAACCTCAGCGTGCCGGTTGTGATGGTCAAGGTGAACGGCTTCGACGTGTTGAGCGCGATCACGCGCGCCACCGCCACGTGGCCGCAGGCGCGCATTGGGCTCGTGCTGCATGAAGCGGTGGCGCAGGAGCTGGCCGACCTCGGCCCGCTGCTGAACGTCGATCTGCGGCAGCGCGCGTACCGGTCCATCGACGAAGTGCGGCTCGCGGTCGATGAACTCGTTGCGCAGGGCTGCCGCGTGGTCGTCGGCGCTGGCATGGCTTGCGATCTGGCGCAGCAGGCCGGTATCGACAGCGTGTTCCTGTATTCGCTGGCCGCGGTCGAGGAAGCGTTCGAGCGCTCGGTCGAACTGGCGCGCGTGAGCCGCCAGAAGGAAGCGAAGCGCGGCCGCCTGAACACGATCGTCGCGCACCTGCGCGACGGCGTCGCCGCGTTCGACGAAGCCGGCCAGCTCGAAGCCGTCAACCCGGCGATGCTCGAACTGCTCGGTTCAGGCGCCACCCACCAGATCCCGAAGGACGACGAGGACACCTCCGCGCGGGTCGCGCGGTCGCTCGCGCCGCTGTTGCGCGAAACGCGCGCCGCCGACCAGCCGGTCGACGAACGTATCGAGCAGATCGGCGGCCGAGCGTTGATCGTCAGTTGCGTGCCGATCGTCGAGCAGGGCGCGCGCGCCGGTTTCGTCGTGACCGCGCAGGATGCGGTGGTCGCGCAGCGGATCGACCGGTCGCTGCGCACCAGCCAGCGGCCGAGGCATCTGGTCGCGCGGCATCGGCTCGACGATCTGATCGGCGCTTCGTCGGCGCTGGAGCGCGTGCGCCGGCTCGCGCGTGCCGGCGCCGCACACGACGCGACCGTGCTTCTGACCGGCGAAAGCGGCACCGGTAAGGAACTCGTCGCGCAGGGCATCCACAACGCGAGCCCGCGACGCGGCAATCCGTTCGTCGCGTTCAACTGCTCGGCGCTGCCCGAGGGGTTGATCGAAAGCGAGCTGTTCGGGCACGAGGAAGGGGCCTTCACGGGCGCGCGGCGCGGTGGCAAGCCGGGGCTATTTGAAATCGCGCACACCGGCACGATCTTTCTCGATGAAATCGGCGAAATGCCGGCGGCGCTGCAAAGCCGGCTGTTGCGCGTGCTGCAGGAGCGCGAGGTGATGAAGCTCGGCGCGGTCCGCGCGACGCCTGTCGATGTGCGCGTGGTCGCCGCGACGCACCGCGACCTGCATGCGCGCGTCGAGCAGGGCGCGTTTCGCGCGGATCTGTATTTTCGATTAAATCTGCTTCAGATAAAATTGCCGCCGCTGCGCGAACGCCGCGCCGACATTGCGCCGCTGGCGCGCTATCTGCTTGACCGCAGCGCGCGGCAGTACGGCTTGTCGGCCGCGGGGCTCGAACAGGTGCTCGCGTTTCTCGACCCGCTTTTTGCGAACTATGCCTGGCCCGGCAATGTCCGCGAGCTGGAAAATCTGCTGGCGCGCGCGGCGATTTATATCGGCGACGCGACGCGCCAGATATCCGGGAACTTGGCGGCCGACGCATTGCCGGAGTGGCAGGTAGTGTTTCCCGAATTCGCGCGGATCGGTTCGGCTCAGGTCGAGCGGATCGCGCCGGCGTCTCAGGGCCCAGTCGCCGCCGGTACGGCGCCGCGCGCCGCCGTCACCCGCCAGGACGCGCTGCGCGCTCTCGACCAATCCGACGGCAACCGCGCCGCCGCGAGTCGCGCGCTCGGCATCGGGCGAACCACGCTGTGGCGGCTTTTGAAGAGCTGA